One segment of Brassica napus cultivar Da-Ae chromosome C3, Da-Ae, whole genome shotgun sequence DNA contains the following:
- the LOC106388376 gene encoding protein TIC 55, chloroplastic: MAAPFLSSPLQITSTSPILFTKVTPTNQIHFNQRTASTCTSNKLRLLRRSAAAGTAVTDQTEGGEEVLINPTPEEEKREEVVDYDWTEEWYPLYLTRDVPDDSPLGLTVFGRQIVLYRDGEGTLRCYEDRCPHRLAKLSEGQLIDGRLECLYHGWQFEGNGKCVKIPQLPASAKIPKVACVKTYEAKDSQGVVWVWMSTKTPPDPEKLPWFENFARPGFYDISGVHELPYDHSILLENLMDPAHVPISHDRTDFTAKREDAQPLVFEVTERTNRGFAGTWGREKEGGKGSNLLRFSAPCVLQNNREFEGKDGVKNYFSGLFLCRPTGQGKSMLIVRFGVTKRSPLVQVLPLWFWHQNACKVFEQDMGFLSSQNEVLMKEKVPTKELYLNLKSSDTWVAEYRKWMDKVGHGMPYHFGHRTISLPKVPPVVEHAPAGLIAGLSASYPAKGGIGTMQAPNLANRYFRHVIHCRSCSKVIKSFELWKNILFGTAVALTALAILVVSRQWKAVLLGSATLCSAAAYACLRAIQMNTNNFIRTHRRL; the protein is encoded by the exons ATGGCTGCTCCTTTTCTAAGCTCCCCTCTTCAAATCACATCCACTTCTCCGATTCTCTTCACTAAAGTGACTCCCACAAACCAAATCCATTTCAACCAGAGAACAGCATCAACATGCACATCCAACAAACTCCGTCTCCTCCGCCGTTCCGCTGCTGCTGGTACCGCCGTGACGGATCAGACAGAAGGAGGAGAAGAGGTTCTGATAAACCCCACGCCTGAAGAGGAGAAACGTGAAGAGGTGGTGGATTACGATTGGACAGAGGAGTGGTACCCTCTGTACCTCACCAGAGACGTTCCCGACGATTCGCCGCTTGGTCTCACCGTCTTCGGTCGCCAAATCGTGTTGTACAGAGACGGCGAGGGAACGCTTCGCTGTTACGAAGATCGGTGTCCACATCG GTTAGCTAAGTTGTCTGAAGGACAATTGATTGATGGGAGGTTGGAATGTTTGTACCATGGTTGGCAATTTGAAGGAAATGGCAAATGCGTCAAGATACCACAG CTTCCTGCGAGTGCCAAGATTCCAAAGGTTGCTTGTGTGAAGACCTACGAGGCGAAGGATTCACAGGGAGTTGTGTGGGTTTGGATGTCGACAAAGACGCCTCCAGACCCGGAAAAACTTCCTTGGTTTGAGAATTTCGCTAGACCCGGTTTCTATGACATCTCGGGTGTTCACGAGCTACCTTACGATCACTCCATCCTTCTAGAGAATCTTATGGATCCGGCTCATGTCCCTATCTCTCATGACAGAACTGACTTCACTGCCAAAAGAGAAGATGCTCAGCCGCTTGTCTTTGAGGTCACGGAGAGAACTAACCGTGGTTTCGCAGGGACTTGGGGACGGGAGAAAGAAGGCGGGAAGGGGAGTAATTTACTCCGGTTTAGTGCTCCATGTGTTCTGCAGAACAACCGGGAGTTTGAGGGAAAGGACGGGGTGAAGAACTACTTTTCAGGGCTGTTTCTTTGTAGACCTACAGGACAAGGGAAGTCTATGCTTATAGTTAGGTTTGGTGTCACGAAAAGATCGCCTTTGGTTCAGGTATTACCTCTATGGTTCTGGCATCAGAATGCATGCAAGGTCTTTGAACAGGACATGGGGTTTCTATCGTCACAGAACGAGGTTTTGATGAAGGAGAAAGTACCAACTAAGGAGTTATATCTGAACCTAAAGTCATCAGACACGTGGGTTGCTGAATATAGAAAGTGGATGGACAAAGTTGGTCATGGGATGCCTTACCATTTCGGGCATAGGACGATCTCTCTCCCTAAGGTCCCTCCTGTAGTGGAACACGCCCCTGCAGGACTCATTGCAGGTCTCTCGGCTTCGTACCCTGCAAAAGGTGGAATTGGTACTATGCAGGCTCCCAATTTGGCTAACCGCTACTTCAGACATGTGATCCATTGTAGAAGCTGCAGCAAAGTGATTAAATCTTTTGAACTCTGGAAAAATATCCTCTTTGGTACAGCCGTGGCCTTGACGGCTTTGGCCATTCTGGTGGTTAGTAGACAGTGGAAGGCTGTACTGTTAGGTTCAGCTACGTTGTGCTCGGCCGCAGCTTATGCTTGCTTAAGAGCTATACAAATGAACACCAATAACTTCATTAGAACACACAGAAGACTATGA
- the LOC106388375 gene encoding probable aminotransferase TAT3 yields the protein MATSGNDNCNANDSVWQFRGNRATSDAAAVTLRKLVFGMFKNCNFNNGKTILPSTTHSFKTCPEAEEAVAAAVRSGMANSYAPSPGIFNARRAVADYLNCELPTKLRPEDVYITGGCNQAIEIVIDSLAGNPAGNILLPNPGYPHYDARAIHSGVEVRKYDLLPERDFEIDLDGLEAAADKNTVALVLINPNNPCGNVYTYDHLKKVAEMAKKLGIVVISDEVYDKVVYGERPFVPMGTFASIAPVITFGSISKGWVVPGWRIGWMAMNDPNRILKNAGVVESIEDCLDLTPQPSFLLQEALPEILEKTPKEYFAKKNKAMKRNVELSFERLRDIPCLFCHKKPESCSYLWLRLDTSVLDYIENDLDFCTKLVSEESLILVPGVALGAKNWVRISIGTEESELAETFDRLKSFYSRHAISKENIKSHGDTVNQIVVAVI from the exons ATGGCGACCAGCGGTAATGACAACTGCAATGCAAACGACAGTGTTTGGCAGTTCAGAGGAAACCGTGCGACGAGTGATGCAGCTGCGGTAACATTGAGAAAACTCGTGTTTGGAATGTTTAAGAACTGCAACTTCAACAATGGAAAGACCATCTTGCCCTCCACGACTCATAGCTTCAAGACTTGCCCTGAAGCGGAGGAAGCTGTGGCTGCAGCCGTCCGCTCCGGCATGGCCAACTCATATGCACCTAGCCCTGGAATTTTCAACGCCAGAAG agcGGTGGCAGATTATCTAAATTGCGAGCTTCCTACTAAGCTAAGACCGGAGGATGTGTATATCACGGGCGGATGCAACCAAGCGATTGAGATCGTAATAGATTCTCTCGCAGGCAATCCAGCAGGCAACATTCTGCTTCCTAATCCAGGATATCCTCACTATGATGCTCGCGCTATTCACAGCGGCGTCGAGGTTCGCAAATACGATCTCCTCCCGGAAAGAGATTTTGAGATTGATCTGGATGGCCTCGAGGCTGCTGCCGATAAGAATACCGTCGCACTTGTCCTCATCAACCCCAACAATCCATGTGGAAACGTCTACACCTACGATCATCTTAAAAAG GTTGCGGAGATGGCTAAAAAACTCGGTATAGTGGTTATATCCGACGAAGTATATGATAAGGTTGTATATGGAGAAAGGCCCTTTGTTCCAATGGGTACATTTGCATCGATAGCTCCGGTGATCACGTTCGGATCCATATCCAAAGGATGGGTTGTACCTGGCTGGAGAATTGGCTGGATGGCCATGAACGATCCTAATCGCATTCTTAAAAATGCAGGG GTAGTTGAATCAATCGAGGATTGTCTTGATCTAACTCCACAGCCTTCATTTCTTCTTCAG GAAGCACTTCCTGAAATATTGGAGAAAACACCCAAGGAGTACTTCGCCAAGAAGAATAAAGCTATGAAACGCAATGTAGAGCTTTCATTTGAGAGGCTACGGGACATCCCTTGTCTTTTTTGCCACAAGAAACCTGAATCTTGTTCTTACTTATGG TTAAGGCTTGACACATCAGTGTTAGATTATATAGAAAATGATCTCGATTTTTGCACAAAGCTAGTCAGTGAAGAGAGTCTAATCCTTGTACCAG GAGTGGCTTTAGGAGCAAAGAATTGGGTGAGGATCTCGATCGGCACTGAAGAATCAGAGTTAGCGGAAACATTCGACAGATTAAAAAGTTTCTACAGTCGTCATGCCATTTCCAAAGAAAATATCAAATCCCATGGTGATACCGTTAATCAGATAGTTGTCGCTGTCATCTGA
- the LOC106385510 gene encoding FBD-associated F-box protein At2g26860 isoform X2, which translates to MDRISGLSDELLVKILSFVPTEVAVSTSILSKRWKFVWMWVRKLEFVMNHFGPDIALQDFINKNLPLLRAPVIEKFRLQCFYKSFRPEDINKWVGITVSRCIRELDINYFSFCHKEELAMLLPSSLYTCKSLVTLKLNGHRLLVDVPRTVSLPSLKTLLLHEVTYSTEDSLRLLLSYCPLLEGLVIGRDSDDHIRGIIIISPSLQRLTLPIDGGASYSNEYVIVTPSLKYIKVENYAAEGFSYLVAHMPKVEEADIIAQNQHHLEKLFESITSVKRLSLNVWVNEEEEYMYHDGIYFSQLEYLKLCISFDYWLKLLFRLLQDSPKLRVLKLYCDDSRKYEAVSWNNDQSSVPECLLENLESFEFAGYRGRPEERDFVSFIFKNACRLKSSSITAPLYPDEETCSSTET; encoded by the exons ATGGACAGAATCAGTGGATTATCTGATGAGTTACTGGTTAAGATACTATCATTTGTTCCGACAGAAGTTGCTGTATCCACTAGCATCTTGTCTAAAAGATGGAAGTTTGTCTGGATGTGGGTGCGTAAACTGGAGTTTGTAATGAATCATTTTGGGCCAGACATTGCACTTCAGGATTTTATCAACAAGAATCTTCCATTACTTAGAGCTCCGGTCATAGAAAAGTTTCGCCTCCAATGTTTCTACAAATCATTTCGACCTGAGGATATTAATAAGTGGGTTGGAATCACGGTTTCTCGCTGCATCCGCGAGCTTGATAtcaactatttttctttttgtcacaAGGAAGAACTTGCTATGTTACTGCCAAGCAGCCTGTATACCTGCAAATCGCTCGTGACTTTGAAACTTAACGGCCATAGGCTTCTTGTGGATGTCCCTCGAACAGTTTCTCTTCCTTCACTTAAAACTTTGTTACTGCATGAAGTGACTTACTCAACTGAGGATTCTCTTCGACTGCTTCTATCCTATTGCCCTCTTCTTGAAGGTCTGGTTATTGGCAGAGATAGTGATGACCACATTAGagggattattattattagccCGTCTTTGCAGAGGTTAACCTTACCTATAGATGGTGGAGCTTCTTATTCTAATGAGTATGTGATAGTTACTCCGTCTTTGAAGTATATCAAAGTTGAGAATTATGCAGCAGAAGGATTCTCCTATTTGGTTGCGCATATGCCTAAAGTGGAAGAGGCAGATATCATTGCTCAGAATCAACATCATCTGGAGAAACTTTTCGAATCAATTACATCTGTCAAACGCCTTTCTTTAAACGTATGGgtcaacgaagaagaagag TATATGTATCATGATGGTATTTACTTCAGCCAGCTTGAATATCTGAAGCTATGTATCAGCTTTGATTATTGGTTGAAGTTGCTTTTCCGGTTGCTCCAAGATTCTCCCAAACTACGAGTCCTAAAACTCTAC TGTGATGATTCAAGGAAGTATGAAGCTGTTAGCTGGAACAACGACCAGAGCTCTGTTCCTGAATGTTTGTTGGAGAATCTTGAAAGTTTTGAGTTTGCAGGGTACAGAGGAAGGCCGGAAGAGAGAGATTTCGTGAGTTTTATCTTCAAAAATGCTTGTCGCTTGAAGTCTTCATCAATCACGGCTCCACTTTATCCCGATGAGGAAACTTGTTCCTCAACAGAAACTTGA
- the LOC106388377 gene encoding F-box/kelch-repeat protein At1g64840, producing the protein MVISFLLGQLLPTESPSISERNSLKPKAKMAEAATKEKKMVIPDWTKLPKELLQIITDKMNCFDVVHARSVSTLWRSKFPFPASLLRSSYSLPTYPVEKEGLCSLEKIPFVVVIDESASEFFMGLVGRDDSAYYMEVPSPLQCSLRVKMENFDPTSMNVIGSQILSLGHQYRMVCWDPKGLRTTYGNAAILPLNREGGRGEFVVLRSYSGTLLVLKSATRKWVRLPGVPRSSCTALVTFRGRFYASFFDKSIYVIHPYSLLAVRLTPPPNINNGSNHLIPAGDDELFLVKKSKLFTGPITCRVSRLVGLGWVEVDDLGDRVLFLRKDANVCFSANQLPDGCGVTGNSILFTARPGDETYFYKYGPPHVPKENVVGEWRSSRESRVKFIDSHEACAFRVEF; encoded by the exons ATGGTCATTTCATTCCTTCTCGGACAACTTCTCCCTACAGAGTCGCCATCCATCTCCGAGCGCAATTCTCTGAAACCGAaag CGAAAATGGCTGAAGCTGCaacgaaagagaagaagatggtgatACCAGACTGGACTAAGCTCCCTAAAGAGCTGCTTCAGATTATCACCGATAAAATGAACTGTTTCGATGTTGTTCATGCTCGCTCCGTCAGCACCTTGTGGCGATCCAAATTCCCATTTCCGGCTTCCCTGCTGCGCTCAAGTTATTCTCTTCCCACTTATCCTGTCGAAAAGGAAGGCTTGTGCTCCCTCGAGAAGATCCCTTTCGTCGTCGTCATTGATGAGTCGGCTTCTGAGTTTTTCATGGGATTAGTAGGCCGAGATGATTCTGCGTATTACATGGAAGTTCCATCTCCTCTTCAGTGCTCGCTAAGGGTGAAGATGGAAAATTTTGATCCAACATCGATGAACGTGATCGGCTCCCAGATCTTATCTTTAGGCCATCAGTACAGAATGGTTTGTTGGGATCCTAAAGGATTGAGAACAACTTACGGAAACGCGGCTATTCTTCCGCTTAACAGGGAGGGAGGAAGAGGAGAGTTCGTTGTGCTTCGTAGCTACTCGGGAACTTTGTTAGTGTTAAAAAGTGCTACAAGGAAGTGGGTGCGGCTTCCGGGAGTTCCACGCTCTTCATGTACTGCCTTAGTCACTTTTAGAGGAAGGTTCTATGCTTCTTTCTTTGACAAGTCCATTTACGTTATCCATCCTTATTCACTGCTAGCAGTTCGCCTGACGCCACCTCCAAACATTAACAACGGAAGCAATCATCTGATTCCAGCTGGTGATGATGAGCTTTTCCTGGTTAAGAAAAGCAAACTTTTTACTGGTCCCATAACATGTAGAGTGAGTAGGCTGGTGGGTTTAGGATGGGTCGAGGTCGATGATCTGGGAGACCGTGTGTTGTTTCTTAGAAAAGATGCAAATGTCTGCTTCTCGGCTAACCAGCTTCCTGATGGTTGTGGTGTGACCGGGAACTCGATTTTGTTCACCGCACGACCAGGTGATGAAACCTACTTCTATAAGTATGGACCACCCCACGTTCCAAAAGAAAACGTGGTGGGTGAATGGAGAAGCTCAAGAGAGAGCCGTGTGAAATTCATTGATTCTCATGAGGCTTGTGCTTTCCGGGTTGAGTTTTGA
- the LOC106388378 gene encoding B3 domain-containing protein REM12, with protein MLSGSGSTSCDIHTNNEDQENMGYISRKKHPITEEVDDGQDNTGNKKVKKNNSEAEADSSSSDSSCFVAPVTASNLEEDSLCLPPDFTISNGFKRKCRKIVLTDERERSWALDLRFNKSSDTFCITRGWRNFCEENGRKEGSLFKFKLIMRNGETPLLSVCPTESISDGTQGVDENIPQICRDSTLPNPNRFVTLTLTNDSLKSSRLYLPLPFLKENGMDKPGMVTLLGKDGTRMLANLLRENSGRMSLGKGLKDFARANGLNMGESFTLELIWENATPVLSLLSTEFRSQNRFVTLTLTQDSFKNSRLGLPLPFMRENGMNEPGTIALLGKDGTKWMTNLLRESQGRMSLGKGWKDFARANGLEIGESFTLESIWEDATPMLSLSSRESKREKVYVSTEPSIGNETKKDENNIED; from the exons ATGCTCTCTGGTTCAGGATCCACTTCCTGTGACATACACACCAACAACGAGGATCAGGAAAACATGG GTTACATCTCGAGGAAGAAGCATCCTATAAcagaagaagttgatgatggTCAGGACAACACCG GAAATAAGAAAGTGAAGAAGAACAATTCCGAAGCAGAAGCTGATTCTTCTTCATCAGACAGCTCTTGTTTTGTGGCCCCTGTTACCGCTTCCAATCTGGAAGAAGATTCTCTG TGTCTTCCACCAGATTTCACAATCTCAAAtggttttaaaagaaaatgcCGCAAGATTGTTTTAACAGATGAAAGGGAAAGATCATGGGCGTTGGATCTGAGGTTCAACAAATCGTCTGATACATTCTGTATAACCCGAGGCTGGAGAAATTTCTGTGAAGAAAACGGCCGAAAAGAAGGAAGCTTATTTAAGTTCAAACTAATAATGAGAAACGGGGAAACACCGTTGCTCAGTGTCTGCCCAACAGAATCTATCAGTGATGGAACACAAGGAGTCGACGAGAACATTCCTCAGATATGTAGAGATTCAACCTTACCAAACCCTAACCGATTTGTGACTTTAACACTTACAAATGATAGCCTCAAAAGTAGCAGACTG TATCTCCCATTGCCATTCTTGAAAGAAAACGGCATGGACAAACCGGGTATGGTAACTTTGTTGGGGAAAGATGGTACAAGGATGCTGGCAAATCTTCTACGGGAAAACTCAGGAAGAATGAGTTTAGGAAAGGGCTTGAAAGATTTTGCTAGAGCAAACGGATTAAACATGGGCGAGTCCTTCACATTGGAGTTGATCTGGGAAAATGCAACTCCTGTGCTCAGTTTGCTCAGTACGGAATTCAGAAGCCAGAACCGATTTGTGACTTTAACTCTTACACAAGACAGCTTCAAAAACAGTAGACTG GGTCTTCCATTGCCATTCATGAGGGAAAACGGCATGAACGAACCTGGAACGATAGCTCTGCTGGGAAAAGATGGTACAAAGTGGATGACAAATCTTCTACGAGAAAGCCAAGGAAGAATGAGTTTGGGAAAGGGCTGGAAAGATTTTGCTAGAGCAAATGGTTTAGAAATTGGTGAATCCTTTACGTTGGAGTCGATTTGGGAAGATGCAACTCCTATGCTCAGTCTCTCCAGTAGAGAGTCCAAAAGGGAAAAAGTATATGTTTCCACCGAACCTAGTATCGGAAACGAAACCAAGAAAGATGAGAACAACATAGAGGATTAA
- the LOC106385510 gene encoding FBD-associated F-box protein At2g26860 isoform X1 produces MDRISGLSDELLVKILSFVPTEVAVSTSILSKRWKFVWMWVRKLEFVMNHFGPDIALQDFINKNLPLLRAPVIEKFRLQCFYKSFRPEDINKWVGITVSRCIRELDINYFSFCHKEELAMLLPSSLYTCKSLVTLKLNGHRLLVDVPRTVSLPSLKTLLLHEVTYSTEDSLRLLLSYCPLLEGLVIGRDSDDHIRGIIIISPSLQRLTLPIDGGASYSNEYVIVTPSLKYIKVENYAAEGFSYLVAHMPKVEEADIIAQNQHHLEKLFESITSVKRLSLNVWVNEEEEYMYHDGIYFSQLEYLKLCISFDYWLKLLFRLLQDSPKLRVLKLYVSCDDSRKYEAVSWNNDQSSVPECLLENLESFEFAGYRGRPEERDFVSFIFKNACRLKSSSITAPLYPDEETCSSTET; encoded by the exons ATGGACAGAATCAGTGGATTATCTGATGAGTTACTGGTTAAGATACTATCATTTGTTCCGACAGAAGTTGCTGTATCCACTAGCATCTTGTCTAAAAGATGGAAGTTTGTCTGGATGTGGGTGCGTAAACTGGAGTTTGTAATGAATCATTTTGGGCCAGACATTGCACTTCAGGATTTTATCAACAAGAATCTTCCATTACTTAGAGCTCCGGTCATAGAAAAGTTTCGCCTCCAATGTTTCTACAAATCATTTCGACCTGAGGATATTAATAAGTGGGTTGGAATCACGGTTTCTCGCTGCATCCGCGAGCTTGATAtcaactatttttctttttgtcacaAGGAAGAACTTGCTATGTTACTGCCAAGCAGCCTGTATACCTGCAAATCGCTCGTGACTTTGAAACTTAACGGCCATAGGCTTCTTGTGGATGTCCCTCGAACAGTTTCTCTTCCTTCACTTAAAACTTTGTTACTGCATGAAGTGACTTACTCAACTGAGGATTCTCTTCGACTGCTTCTATCCTATTGCCCTCTTCTTGAAGGTCTGGTTATTGGCAGAGATAGTGATGACCACATTAGagggattattattattagccCGTCTTTGCAGAGGTTAACCTTACCTATAGATGGTGGAGCTTCTTATTCTAATGAGTATGTGATAGTTACTCCGTCTTTGAAGTATATCAAAGTTGAGAATTATGCAGCAGAAGGATTCTCCTATTTGGTTGCGCATATGCCTAAAGTGGAAGAGGCAGATATCATTGCTCAGAATCAACATCATCTGGAGAAACTTTTCGAATCAATTACATCTGTCAAACGCCTTTCTTTAAACGTATGGgtcaacgaagaagaagag TATATGTATCATGATGGTATTTACTTCAGCCAGCTTGAATATCTGAAGCTATGTATCAGCTTTGATTATTGGTTGAAGTTGCTTTTCCGGTTGCTCCAAGATTCTCCCAAACTACGAGTCCTAAAACTCTACGTCAGT TGTGATGATTCAAGGAAGTATGAAGCTGTTAGCTGGAACAACGACCAGAGCTCTGTTCCTGAATGTTTGTTGGAGAATCTTGAAAGTTTTGAGTTTGCAGGGTACAGAGGAAGGCCGGAAGAGAGAGATTTCGTGAGTTTTATCTTCAAAAATGCTTGTCGCTTGAAGTCTTCATCAATCACGGCTCCACTTTATCCCGATGAGGAAACTTGTTCCTCAACAGAAACTTGA